The sequence TTTTGGAAACAaactcaaatttattttaattcttcatATACAACAGAAACATAAAATAGTCAAATTACTTCGCAGAGACAATGAAAAATTAGTCTTTAGTTTAGGaggtttcttcttgttcctcgTCTTCTCCACTCTGGCTTCCATCGTCAGTTTGTTTCGACGCATATCTTGGGCAGTGACGTAGCCAGTTCTTTATCTTCGCTTCAACTGCATCTCTTGTCAAAGAATTGTGTGCTTCACGAACTCCATCTGAAATGGTAAAAGtatgaaaaacgttaaaaaattgacggaagaaatgttaaaataaaaatgtattctaAATACTAAGCACTCACCAATTACAATCTCGCAAATAGTGGTTGACTTGAAAGCCACTTTATCTTCATTCAGGCCTAGATAACAGAAACAACTGCCACACCGGTAGGTCATGATTGACTTCATGACCCTTCCAACCATGGAATTCGTAGTCCCTCCTATCCCAATGACGAACGTCTTCTGCAATAACCAAgatgaatataaaatttagatCATTATTATAAGAGGAATGTTTGAAATTTACCATTTTAGATGCATTATGTTGAACTTTCAGTAGCTTTGTCAAGTTCCTCGCATCCTGTATAGTCTTCATAGGCAGCTGAAACAATTCCGTAATGGAAGGTAAATCCGGTTGGGGTGGAGCACTGTTTTTCAACAGCAACGTCAGTAGGTCTAGCACCTCCCGCTGATTAGCCTTCACAACTTCAATGCCTCTAGCTAACGCCTCCACCCGTTGCAAGATAACACCTATTTTTCCTGAGATAAAGAAaatgcatgtaaaaaaatagattccCTGGAATCAACACTACATGAAAATCTTACTTGCATCCACTTCCGGGTGGGTGGGAGCTGATGGTGATGGAGTTGATTTCCTAGCTATGGTAGCTGATGGTGATGGAGTTGATTTTCTAGCTACGGCTAGCTGCTGTCGTGGTATAACAGGAGAGGACATAATCTCATCCGTAACACCATTCCTGTCGTCAAAGGAATTGGATCTTTCTAAATGGATAGAAAAGATAAATGTTATACTCAAAATTTTCCACTTATTTTTGTACTCGTACTTACCGTTCTCAGTAGATTCAATTCTTGGCCTGGTGTGGCTAACTTCATTTGAAgattgagaagaaaaaaacgtgttgatgtTGAGACCGTTCGGAACAGGTGGCAATGTCATATGTGTGTCTGATAAATTTGCTGATACCGAAGCATTCTGGGAAGGTCTTGCTGGACCTAGAAACATCAATTCTGTAAAAAGTAACttcgagaaaaataaattaaagtgcTTActacgtttcttcttctttcttgacgAGTTCTCCTTGTTCTTTCTATTTCCGTCGTCGCTAGATTCACTCGTATCTTCACTTAGATACCttcttgttttctgtttttctcgctttccttttccttttttatgtcCATCAACGTCAGTCGAGCTGGGAGCAACTGATTCTCCGGCAATAGCAAGAGGCAACTTAGCCTTGGCTTCTGCATACGTTTCTGCAGAAAGAAATCAGTattactttaaaaattaacctcGGTAGAAAAGTACATGAAATACTTACTGAAAGTAGCAATGAGGCGAGCATCATAACAGTCCCATGTAGCTTTATCACAATCCACTGACTtcgctacttttttttccaatgttgAACGAGCAAATGCACCTGGAGGCCACCAACACTGACCTGATGAGTACCATGAACTGGGGACAACTTCTACTTCGGTCTCATGTTCACCTATGATATACTCCACTATAAGAAACATTTCACCTGCGAAAGAATGCAATTAGATGATTGAAAAGGCTAATTTGTAGCTACATCTTGAAAGGAAACCGCATACGTTTTAGTGTTTTACTAACTCACATGAACAAGAAGatcgtaaatttttaaaagttatataCGTTTTGTTGTAATATTTACCCCGTTCTGGCATATGTTAATATCCCTTTATTGAAAGCAAATAAATTCCAGGACACACGAGACGAGACACACGAGACGAGACACACGAGACGAGACACACGAGACAAGACACACGAGACACGACGCTTGGTGAGACGACAGAGCAGAAGACAGACGCTACAAAATGGAGTTGTCAGATTTCTTAAAAGACCACCTGGAATTaaccgaaaaaatataaatattaggATTACGTTATGTACTGACTTTTAAATACCCTTGAAGAAGAATCGAGAATGGGAAACATCgtagaggaaataaaaaaataatcgctgcatttcttttaatggaaaaaaatttggaaatcctgaaaaaaaaaattagatacTCTTTTTGCAAGCCAATTAACTGTAAACATCCGTAAATAACCTTTCAAGAGCCGAAAGATGTTAATAATGGAATCTTCAGTTACATCGACTTGCAAGATTGAAGCTATGCGTTGCTTTGCATATGTAATGGAAAAACAGCGAAGTCATAAAGACTATGAACTGCTGTTGGCAGCAGCATTGCTTTGCATTTCAAGGACTTTATAGGCCAACGTTGTAATTGAGAAAGTCGTCTTGCACAAACTATTCCGAGTCTGGAAGATGGTAAGGGGGAAGAGTAGTGGCTAGTTTTGTGAAGAAAACTATGCCCGACCAAGAAAATTCCTTCTTCACTCTTCAATAAATTGGCAATTTTTACAATCGTTTGGTCCTGAAGAATTGCGCAACAATCTGCGTCGTTATCTGTACGAAAAGTCCATGAGTGACATTGGAGAAACTTGAACTGAACGCCACGACAGCCATTTATCATCGGCCCTTgagtgtgtttctttttcaatacgAAAGGTGAGACAGCACAATTTATCCGTGGTACTAGATTTAACTGGATCTCATCAAGTCTTCGGATAACTTGGGCTAAGGGTTGATTATGTTTTCGCAAAAGATGTTTAATGTCCTGCAGATAATTTTCGAAAGCAAAAGCGCTGAAAGAATCAAGATTGCCAAAGTGACGTACATCGTCTGCCAAGTGAATTAAATTATGAACGTTGTAGCTGAGAAATTCTTTGccgtaaatttcttttgcctCCGTCACGAACAGCACAAGCAACTGTTTGGCGTAGTCGTTAAACTCTTTGCAGAAATGTTGTGCTACCAAAAGTTTGACCGCAAcatgaaaaagaaggaaatgttCGTAAAGGCGTTTTGGTAGCACATTTTTCAATACAATCGGACCAGTATACAATAAAAATTCTCTTAGTTCGGTGGCTTTCCACCTTGCTAATTCCGCTAACGACCGCGATTTACGACTGAATTCTGAAGGAATGTAACTtgccaaaaaaattaaaaagctcGAGATTGTGTTTTTCTGAGTTTGGCTTAATCTACACGAAAGAGGACCTTTTATCCATTGCCACAACAATTTACGCATGACCCCCAAACAGCAAAGGTGCATGTAATCTAGGGGAAAGGTGGCCACCATATCAATTGGCAACTGCTCTAAAATTGACCGACCTGTGTGATGCTCGTCTTGTCGTTGACTTCGGAAAGTTGCATCGGTACGCAATGGGGCTTTCTCGTTCAAAAATACGATTCTACCTTCAAAATCCCCTTCCTCTGTACACTTTGAGCAACTGAAATAACCGCTGTGTGTTTTTGTGTAAGCAATGAAAGCCCTTGCCGGCGCATCGCAAACAAATCCAAATATAACGAGTGTCAAGACCTCACCGTTATACAATATGCCTTTTTCAAGCAAATCTAACATTTCTGTTATGAAATCAGAAAGGAAAACATTTGCATCAGATGGCTTGGAAGGCCCATGATAGATACCTATCAAGAAAGGTTTGGAATGTGGAAAGCCACTAAGTCTACC is a genomic window of Daphnia pulicaria isolate SC F1-1A chromosome 2, SC_F0-13Bv2, whole genome shotgun sequence containing:
- the LOC124327686 gene encoding uncharacterized protein LOC124327686, whose product is MPERGEMFLIVEYIIGEHETEVEVVPSSWYSSGQCWWPPGAFARSTLEKKVAKSVDCDKATWDCYDARLIATFKTYAEAKAKLPLAIAGESVAPSSTDVDGHKKGKGKREKQKTRRYLSEDTSESSDDGNRKNKENSSRKKKKRSPARPSQNASVSANLSDTHMTLPPVPNGLNINTFFSSQSSNEVSHTRPRIESTENERSNSFDDRNGVTDEIMSSPVIPRQQLAVARKSTPSPSATIARKSTPSPSAPTHPEVDARKIGVILQRVEALARGIEVVKANQREVLDLLTLLLKNSAPPQPDLPSITELFQLPMKTIQDARNLTKLLKVQHNASKMKTFVIGIGGTTNSMVGRVMKSIMTYRCGSCFCYLGLNEDKVAFKSTTICEIVIDGVREAHNSLTRDAVEAKIKNWLRHCPRYASKQTDDGSQSGEDEEQEETS